In one window of Phyllopteryx taeniolatus isolate TA_2022b chromosome 23, UOR_Ptae_1.2, whole genome shotgun sequence DNA:
- the mrpl52 gene encoding 39S ribosomal protein L52, mitochondrial → MAAPVRMLCFPALKHCGRSLSTTRGAQAGEKWRKEHGLARSGTEYGPLTDLPDWSFADGRPAPPMKGALRRRQEREELARRIVMLDSEVDRGIESCRKREEEARRIEEHKKSLLLKPKGQLLKKTKEPHS, encoded by the exons ATGGCGGCGCCCGTAAGGATGCTATGTTTCCCCG cGTTAAAACACTGCGGCCGAAGTTTGAGCACGACGCGAGGAGCTCAAGCTGGAGAAAAGTGGAGGAAAGA GCATGGACTTGCACGCAGTGGCACCGAATATGGACCGCTGACCGATCTACCTGATTGGTCTTTTGCAG ATGGCAGGCCGGCACCTCCAATGAAGGGCGCGTTGAGGAGAAGGCAGGAGAGGGAAGAATTAGCG AGGCGCATCGTCATGCTGGATTCCGAGGTAGACCGAGGCATCGAGTCGTGTCGGAAGAGGGAGGAGGAAGCTCGAAGAATCGAGGAGCACAAAAAGTCTCTGCTGCTCAAACCTAAAGGGCAGCTGCTAAAGAAGACGAAGGAGCCTCACAGTTAA
- the ajuba gene encoding LIM domain-containing protein ajuba: protein MDRPISKLLEKLKLTDSGSVKFSGSKKKHDPAGNANNSNGNGGGPGLGTSPSQLPQPSSVQPDGDQAPHPSTLAPLRRRSPQQRASCYLGEGLDSHLRRESGPGPECDVPGHKASLNQRRYSLELQQLVRRQQLLSQPPPPPYPATAGYGSAPRGTAETGYLSEPERHKRLSLQEALFYKRLSAGSELWESPRPASLSHPPHRPADGFLYPPGPALSPCSSFSLQESVLVSPRSSFASSTASGGGGGGGGGSPMGSRCSSNRTSGISLGYDSRYSLPPQQQTASSQTGPVYGRTPVEAWTQYLDGGLRQGAYDSRHSYPPAVGSPAAACYRAGPEWWDEQRSGARGKEGGVAPGEKSRHSDLPGTRYQEELTRLLLRDAALEGGGLLEGLMLKDQSAALTAQSKPSAAPGPTSAGGAPLKAQEELGPAAVENRQEFFGTCIKCGKGVYGADNACQALDSLYHTRCFTCVSCGRALRNKDFYNVNGSVYCKEDYMFSGFQAAAEKCSVCGHLILEQILQALGNSYHPGCFRCVVCAKALDGVPFTVDQHSNIYCVADYNKTFAPKCAACLQPILPTEGSEEILRVVSMNKDYHFECYHCEECGKQLSDKPGSQCFPLDSHLLCHPCHMSRVCSAATHN, encoded by the exons ATGGATCGACCGATAAGCAAGTTGCTGGAGAAACTGAAGCTGACCGACTCGGGCAGCGTCAAGTTCAGCGGCTCCAAGAAAAAGCACGACCCGGCCGGGAACGCCAACAACAGCAACGGGAACGGCGGCGGTCCCGGTCTGGGAACGTCCCCCTCTCAGCTTCCTCAGCCGTCGTCCGTGCAGCCAGACGGAGACCAAGCGCCTCACCCTTCCACGTTGGCCCCGCTGAGGCGTCGCTCCCCTCAGCAGAGGGCCTCGTGTTACCTGGGCGAAGGACTGGACTCCCACCTGAGGCGAGAGTCCGGCCCGGGCCCCGAGTGCGACGTTCCGGGCCACAAGGCGTCCCTGAACCAGCGCCGCTACTCCCTGGAGCTCCAGCAGCTGGTCCGAAGGCAGCAGCTCCTCTCCcaaccgccgccgccgccgtacCCCGCCACCGCCGGATACGGGTCGGCTCCCAGAGGCACGGCCGAGACGGGCTACCTGTCGGAACCCGAGAGGCACAAGCGGCTTTCCCTCCAGGAGGCTTTATTCTACAAACGCCTGAGCGCAGGGAGCGAACTGTGGGAGAGCCCGAGACCCGCGTCCCTGTCTCATCCGCCGCACCGTCCGGCCGACGGCTTCCTGTACCCGCCGGGGCCCGCCCTGAGCCCGTGCTCGTCCTTCAGTCTCCAGGAGTCCGTGCTGGTCAGCCCCCGGTCCAGCTTCGCCTCCAGCACGGCCAGCGGAGGCGGAGGAGGCGGAGGGGGCGGCAGCCCCATGGGGAGCCGCTGCAGCAGCAACCGAACCAGCGGAATCAGCCTGGGCTACGACTCTCGGTACTCCCTCCCGCCGCAGCAGCAGACCGCCTCCTCGCAGACGGGGCCCGTGTACGGAAGGACCCCCGTGGAGGCCTGGACTCAATACCTGGACGGCGGGCTGCGTCAGGGGGCGTACGACAGCCGGCACTCCTATCCGCCGGCGGTGGGAAGTCCGGCCGCGGCGTGCTACCGGGCGGGCCCGGAGTGGTGGGACGAGCAGAGGTCGGGGGCGAGAGGCAAAGAAGGGGGCGTCGCGCCGGGCGAGAAGAGCCGCCACTCGGACCTGCCCGGCACACGCTACCAGGAAGAGCTGACCCGGCTTCTTCTGAGGGACGCGGCTCTCGAGGGCGGGGGTCTCCTGGAGGGCCTGATGCTGAAAGATCAGTCTGCGGCGCTGACCGCTCAGTCCAAACCCAGCGCGGCACCGGGACCGACGTCGGCCGGCGGGGCCCCGCTCAAAGCTCAGGAGGAGCTCGGGCCCGCCGCTGTGGAGAACCGTCAGGAATTCTTTG GGACCTGCATCAAGTGCGGTAAAGGCGTGTACGGCGCAGACAATGCTTGCCAGGCTCTGGACAGCCTTTATCACACGCGCTGCTTCACATGCGTCTCCTGTg GACGCGCCTTGAGAAACAAGGACTTCTACAATGTCAACGGCTCTGTGTATTGCAAAGAAGATTACATG TTTTCGGGATTTCAGGCCGCCGCCGAGAAGTGCAGCGTGTGCGGCCACCTCATTCTGGAACAG ATCTTGCAGGCGCTAGGGAACTCGTACCATCCCGGCTGCTTCCGCTGCGTGGTGTGCGCCAAGGCACTGGACGGGGTGCCCTTCACCGTGGACCAGCACAGCAACATCTACTGCGTGGCCGACTACAACAA GACTTTTGCCCCAAAGTGTGCTGCCTGCTTGCAGCCCATTTTACCCACTGAG GGCAGCGAGGAGATCCTCAGGGTTGTGTCCATGAATAAGGACTACCATTTTGAGTGTTACCACTGTGag GAGTGCGGCAAGCAGCTCTCCGATAAGCCCGGCTCGCAGTGCTTCCCGCTGGACTCTCATCTGCTCTGCCACCCGTGTCACATGAGCAGAGTGTGCAGCGCCGCCACGCACAACTGA